In Colletotrichum destructivum chromosome 8, complete sequence, the following proteins share a genomic window:
- a CDS encoding Putative peptidase S8/S53 domain, peptidase S8, subtilisin, Asp-active, whose amino-acid sequence MDSVSKLGAALHDAIDSNQFNAAKAILGKNPSCVDEQKGGWTPLHRAANGGHEALAVLLLEHGAAVNITTQNRSASPLLLAASWGCTSVLARLIEWGADVNQAANDRWNNETALHQAAALKESGSLHLLLLRGAAANPVNGGGMTPLDVAVKYSHSANATILIEFGGLPGTKLDLVTPSCPLRGIRSKILDLQMNDFVGRSGEVHLDVAMVWATSRGSVRLLEYLLEIDEHLLDVCDEDGWVPLHHAAWKGNMRMTEALLSRCARANVCTKTRRCTPLHLAAQRGHAHVVDLLLVHGAEPMLQTRHGSNARMLGIRSGRLSVLRILDKHAEHQRRLGARPILPHRPADVQANRKKRLVSNQDYRLYEKDDDDSSDDECVEDGYEGRLFGIMPDFVERRTFTSLITVFKDWCQLAKQDTAVKVAVIDTGFDLENRDLNDSRVEEFFQTPQGDLGARLAKDHELTQISRVVGKLNLARAIQKGETDIQDLDGHGTRIAGIILRLAPTAQLYIARVCDGARHSQGDTSPTPRNVIKAMDWAIQQRVDFINLSLGFTSLDKQLRDAARRVKDAGIVIFASMSNDGNYIGFQEWPGNDFSVAIGISSCKRFGTYPSEFSPPAIPGNPNFLVAGEEIVAHKLSRLYGPKAKVSDRFELATGSSYATAVATSMGALIVGFIRQKSCKEIRKETRLGGLDVKKLLKDHRCMAMLLKEVGRPVMDYHWISPSLLWTEFQPSKEEHVGRAARKHAWNIISKALDEYRHRDKE is encoded by the exons ATGGATTCGGTTTCTAAACTAGGCGCGGCTCTTCACGATGCAATCGACTCGAACCAGTTCAACGCAGCTAAAGCAATACTCGGCAAGAATCCATCTTGTGTTGACGAGCAAAAGGGTGGCTGGACACCACTCCACAGGGCAGCGAATGGCGGTCATGAAGCCTTAGCCGTGCTGCTTCTCGAGCACGGTGCAGCAGTCAACATCACGACGCAAAACCGAAGCGCATCACCGTTGCTGCTCGCCGCAAGCTGGGGCTGCACCTCCGTCCTTGCTCGTCTCATCGAATGGGGTGCCGATGTCAACCAAGCTGCCAATGATCGGTGGAACAACGAGACAGCCTTGCATCAAGCAGCGGCGCTGAAGGAGTCGGGTTCGCTCCACTTGCTGCTTCTCCGGGGGGCGGCCGCGAACCCCGTCAACGGCGGAGGAATGACACCCCTAGATGTTGCTGTGAAGTACTCGCATTCTGCGAATGCGACAATCCTCATCGAGTTCGGAGGACTACCGGGCACGAAACTTGATCTGGTCACACCGTCTTGTCCACTTCGTGGGATCAGGTCCAAGATCCTTGATCTGCAGATGAATGATTTTGTTGGTCGGTCAGGTGAGGTTCACCTTGATGTTGCGATGGTCTGGGCTACTTCCAGAGGGAGCGTTCGGCTGCTGGAGTATCTGCTTGAGATCGACGAGCATCTGTTGGATGTCTGTGACGAGGATGGCTGGGTTCCACTGCACCATGCGGCATGGAAAGGGAATATGCGTATGACGGAAGCCCTCCTCAGTAGATGCGCCCGCGCCAATGTCTGTACGAAAACGCGACGCTGTACACCTCTGCATCTTGCCGCACAAAGAGGACATGCCCATGTCGTTGATCTGCTTCTTGTCCACGGTGCTGAGCCCATGCTCCAGACGCGACATGGCAGTAACGCTCGGATGCTTGGTATTCGGAGTGGACGTCTGTCTGTCCTTCGCATCTTGGACAAACACGCCGAGCACCAGCGTCGGCTTGGTGCGCGCCCCATCTTGCCCCATCGCCCGGCTGATGTCCAAGCGAACCGCAAAAAGCGTTTGGTTTCCAATCAAGACTACCGATTATACGAgaaagatgacgacgactcgTCCGATGACGAATGTGTAGAAGATGGGTACGAGGGGCGTCTCTTTGGGATCAT GCCGGACTTCGTGGAGCGGAGAACCTTCACCAGCCTTATCACTGTCTTTAAAGACTGGTGCCAGCTCGCGAAACAAGATACTGCGGTCAAGGTAGCTGTCATTGACACGGGATTCGACCTCGAGAACAGAGACTTGAACGACAGCAGAGTGGAAGAATTCTTCCAAACCCCCCAGGGCGATTTGGGAGCTCGGCTGGCCAAGGATCATGAGTTGACGCAAATTTCCAGAGTAGTAGGAAAACTGAACCTAGCGCGAGCTATCCAAAAGGGCGAGACAGACATCCAGGACCTCGATGGCCATGGTACTCGCATTGCGGGTATCATCCTCCGCCTCGCGCCGACGGCCCAACTATACATTGCCCGCGTCTGTGATGGAGCGAGGCACTCGCAAGGGGATACGTCGCCGACTCCTCGAAATGTGATAAAG GCAATGGACTGGGCCATTCAGCAAAGAGTCGATTTCATAAACCTGTCCCTTGGGTTCACCTCCCTAGACAAGCAACTCAGGGATGCCGCTCGCCGTGTAAAAgacgccggcatcgtcatcttcgcaTCCATGTCGAACGACGGCAATTACATCGGCTTCCAGGAATGGCCGGGAAATGACTTCTCGGTGGCAATTGGGATATCGTCATGCAAACGGTTTGGCACGTACCCATCCGAGTTCAGTCCACCGGCGATTCCAGGCAACCCCAACTTTCTCGTTGCAGGCGAGGAAATTGTTGCGCACAAACTGAGCCGTCTCTATGGCCCAAAAGCCAAGGTCAGCGATCGTTTCGAGCTAGCAACGGGCTCATCCTACGCCACGGCCGTTGCGACATCCATGGGAGCACTCATCGTTGGATTCATCAGGCAGAAGTCGTGTAAAGAGATACGAAAGGAGACCCGCCTTGGCGGTCTTGACGTGAAGAAGCTACTGAAGGACCACAGATGCATGGCCATGTTGCTGAAAGAAGTTGGGCGGCCCGTCATGGACTACCACTGGATCAGTCCTTCGCTTCTCTGGACCGAGTTTCAGCCTTCGAAGGAGGAACACGTTGGACGAGCAGCCCGGAAACATGCCTGGAATATCATTTCCAAGGCTTTAGATGAATATCGGCACCGAGATAAGGAGTAA
- a CDS encoding Putative ankyrin repeat-containing domain superfamily, with translation MKPHPREFRTWGYQDPVVARMDPLSITASVITLLGTVAASVKALEAVRGIQNAPKQVATALNEVTDLRAVVGMIEHSINDLSDDEKRKHEIICQSLYDLASKANGTLQELNTIIKKVFSKKSIAGSDGHVYVLSRRVWLREKSAIERHFLNIQSTRKNLDSALNSLNVARVGVRSEAHIVLQTSIEKLEESVMKAVLEQKAQDRALELPSYEERGIPRNENSPLKQATSGISVDALSNWGIEQCDDICPCDCHVKSTVEAPRWIRGLFGTLFYTYSGSPVFGRLPCNYLPCRKTGDGGHQYTYYFPSWWLARALYVSFSRQNLIGIGGSWTFSIPKMVDGGHPIWRFVNSGTVRQVADLLPKFGVSTCDINKDGKSLLHCSKVQFAVEWKRQDMCSFLLQSGVNRFFEDLSGVSAAMMAWELVLPPDASKDLAHKTEVIQSLFKKDEVFDNLRFSKLHHALLTMTEDSFSRELKLSFSLLNQQDALGRTPLAWAAAQGMPGKARQLLEAGAASDIVDKHGKTALHWACAAKAKEVVEILLDHDAPIEARDIIGRTPIWEAAHAPDSHEILALLVERGAEIDSRDDIYARTPLHLATYQGKASNVTALLKLGADIEAKMTSGRTPLLNAIAYNQLSTLEILIENGARTDAVEKTTGEGILHLAARFGPPKVMKRLQAANLESVKLHARDAQGRTAAESFRLERPSSYYAEVDPTEDVDQAFEDLCLRVEELEMEAKEFCGLCV, from the exons ATGAAGCCACATCCGCGAGAGTTCCGGACATGGGGTTACCAGGATCCCGTGGTCGCAAGGATGGATCCGTTATCGATCACGGCAAGCGTTATTACTCTTCTCGGTACTGTCGCCGCCTCGGTCAAGGCCTTGGAAGCAGTCCGGGGCATTCAGAATGCCCCAAAACAAGTCGCCACAGCACTCAATGAG GTCACAGACCTTCGTGCTGTTGTCGGCATGATTGAGCATTCTATCAATGACCTATCGGATGATGAAAAGCGGAAGCACGAGATCATATGCCAGAGTCTTTACGATCTCGCTTCCAAGGCAAATGGAACCCTCCAGGAGCTCAACACCATAATCAAAAAGGTGTTTTCCAAAAAGTCAATAGCTGGCTCCGATGGACATGTTTATGTTCTCTCACGTCGTGTGTGGCTACGCGAGAAGTCTGCAATCGAACGTCATTTTCTCAATATCCAAAGTACGCGAAAGAACTTGGATTCGGCTCTCAACTCGTTGAACGTTGCTAGAGT GGGCGTACGCTCAGAAGCTCACATAGTCCTCCAGACATCTATCGAAAAGCTTGAGGAGTCAGTCATGAAGGCGGTCCTTGAACAGAAAGCCCAGGACCGCGCACTTGAACTACCGTCTTATGAGGAACGCGGCATTCCACGTAACGAAAACAGTCCCCTCAAACAAGCCACCAGCGGAATTTCCGTCGATGCTCTCAGTAATTGGGGTATCGAGCAGTGCGACGATATCTGTCCGTGCGATTGCCATGTGAAAAGTACCGTCGAAGCCCCTCGCTGGATCCGCGGCCTGTTCGGGACCTTGTTCTACACCTATTCGGGGTCGCCCGTTTTTGGCAGATTGCCGTGTAACTACCTCCCTTGCAGAAAAACGGGAGACGGGGGTCATCAGTATACCTATTATTTCCCCAGCTGGTGGCTGGCCAGAGCCTTGTACGTTTCGTTTTCGCGACAGAACCTTATTGGGATCGGTGGCTCGTGGACCTTCAGCATACCCAAGATGGTAGACGGCGGTCATCCAATCTGGAGGTTTGTAAATTCTGGCACCGTTCGCCAGGTAGCGGACTTGCTTCCCAAGTTTGGCGTATCAACATGCGACATCAACAAAGATGGCAAATCTCTCCTTCAC TGCTCAAAAGTACAGTTTGCGGTAGAGTGGAAAAGGCAAGATATGTGTTCATTCCTACTCCAAAGCGGTGTGAACAGGTTCTTTGAGGACCTATCGGGCGT TTCAGCGGCAATGATGGCATGGGAACTGGTTTTGCCCCCCGACGCCTCCAAAGACCTTGCTCATAAGACTGAAGTCATTCAGAGCCTCTTCAAGAAAGATGAAGTCTTTGACAATCTGAGGTTCAGCAAGCTCCATCATGCTCTTCTTACCATGACTGAAGACAGTTTCAGTCGGGAGCTAAAGTTGAGTTTCTCATTGCTAAACCAGCAGGACGCGCTTGGCCGAACACCTCTCGCCTGGGCAGCTGCTCAGGGAATGCCCGGTAAGGCACGTCAGCTACTCGAAGCTGGGGCTGCTTCGGATATTGTTGACAAGCACGGCAAGACAGCACTGCACTGGGCCTGTGCTGCCAAAGCCAAAGAGGTCGTGGAGATCCTTCTTGATCACGACGCACCGATCGAAGCCAGGGACATCATCGGACGAACTCCGATATGGGAAGCAGCCCATGCGCCGGATAGCCATGAGATCCTCGCGCTTCTTGTCGAGCGAGGTGCCGAGATAGACTCAAGAGACGACATTTACGCACGTACACCATTGCATCTTGCCACCTATCAAGGGAAAGCCTCCAATGTCACGGCTCTTCTCAAACTTGGAGCCGATATAGAGGCAAAGATGACATCGGGACGTACTCCGCTGCTTAATGCAATCGCCTACAACCAGTTATCTACATTAGAGATCTTGATCGAGAACGGTGCACGCACAGATGCTGTTGAGAAAACGACAGGCGAGGGGATCTTGCACCTGGCTGCTCGATTTGGACCTCCCAAGGTCATGAAAAGACTCCAGGCAGCTAACCTGGAAAGCGTCAAACTGCATGCAAGAGACGCGCAAGGGCGGACAGCGGCGGAGTCCTTTCGACTGGAGCGTCCTAGCTCTTACTACGCAGAAGTCGATCCCACAGAAGACGTAGATCAGGCGTTTGAGGATCTGTGTCTGCGTGTTGAGGAATTGGAGATGGAGGCGAAAGAGTTTTGCGGCCTTTGCGTTTGA
- a CDS encoding Putative ribosomal RNA methyltransferase, FtsJ domain-containing protein, with translation MATNSITPVHDNFAEEALSSTDQGSRQASGAIVQFLTERVPEFRELQKVRQQGWDNPQGDTYFRQQRNQADKANARTAQFFYQMMQRIGQELHQALGVFAIQNDSLSQPMVLDMCMAPGGFLATALRLNPNARAVGFSLPAESGGHKVLMPESRRVELRFLDITMLAADMGVTEVPVDHPDHGKFLPRQLRPDDLFDLVICDGQVLRTHSREDYRERREARRLTVTQLHLGLKHMRPGGTMVVLLHKLEAWDTVLLLRTAREFAAVKVFKPKSSHSKRSSFYMVARNVQSQRPAAVHAIERWKSIWKAATFGTDEEYQKTLHEGQPSVEEVLGEFGPELIRLGKDVWATQARALAEAPFIKQQS, from the exons ATGGCGACGAACAGTATTACTCCCGTTCACGATAacttcgccgaggaggcgctGTCCTCTACCGATCAAGGAAGTCGGCAAGCTAGTGGTGCCATCGTCCAGTTCCTCACGGAACGCGTCCCAGAATTTCGAGAACTGCAAAAGGTTCGGCAGCAG GGATGGGATAACCCCCAAGGCGACACATATTTTCGCCAGCAGCGAAATCAAGCAGACAAGGCCAATGCTCGTACTGCCCAATTCTTCTACCAAATGATGCAGCGGATCGGACAAGAGCTTCATCAAGCTTTAGGCGTCTTTGCAATTCAGAACGACAGTCTGTCGCAGCCGATGGTTCTCGACATGTGCATGGCCCCCGGAGGATTCCTCGCCACGGCGCTGCGTCTAAACCCGAATGCCCGCGCAGTGGGGTTCAGTTTGCCTGCCGAATCTGGAGGACACAAGGTTCTTATGCCGGAAAGTCGGAGAGTCGAGCTGAGATTCCTGGACATAACGATGCTTGCTGCAGACATGGGGGTGACTGAAGTGCCAGTCGACCATCCGGACCATGGCAAATTCTTACCGCGACAACTGAGACCAGACGACCTTTTTGACCTGGTCATCTGTGACGGCCAGGTTCTTCGAACGCATTCTCGGGAAGACTACCGGGAAaggcgagaagctcgacggcTGACAGTGACGCAACTGCATCTTGGTCTTAAGCATATGAGACCGGGTGGCACCATGGTTGTATTACTTCACAAATTGGAAGCTTGGGACACGGTATTGCTTCTACGAACGGCCAGGGAATTCGCTGCTGTAAAAGTGTTCAAGCCGAAAAGCAGCCACAGTAAGCGCTCGTCGTTCTACATGGTCGCTAGGAATGTGCAAAGTCAACGACCAGCGGCGGTCCATGCGATTGAGAGATGGAAATCGATTTGGAAGGCGGCGACTTTCGGAACTGATGAGGAATATCAGAAGACCCTCCACGAAGGCCAGCCAAGTGTTGAGGAAGTGCTTGGTGAGTTCGGACCAGAGCTTATCAGGCTGGGAAAGGATGTTTGGGCTACTCAAGCGAGAGCCCTTGCGGAAGCGCCTTTCATCAAGCAACAGTCGTAG
- a CDS encoding Putative major intrinsic protein has translation MNVDRPTRGFRVPWKSRRLQRPHWHEKHVVRRLTYLDFLPAPVKGHIVACVGEFVGTFMFLLFALGGTNVVNTAPPEGANATDLSANPSKIMYIALVFGMSLAVNAWVFFRISGGLFNPAVTLGMMVVGATGYSRGILIIVSQILGGIAASGVVSAMMPNVLAVKTELGGGTTVVQGLFIEMFLTAQLVFTIFMLATEKHEGTFIAPIGIGLSLFIAELMGIFYTGGSVNPARSFGPAVVTQSFSSYHWIYWVGPVLGALLASVFYMFIKALEYETVNNVADPKKALGEKFNHQNRKERSATHDSTESSHPVDDKAASSSSKDTYNHSPNLENGHAPHC, from the exons ATGAACGTCGATCGTCCTACGCGAGGGTTTCGTGTCCCGTGGAAGTCTCGCAGACTGCAACGGCCGCATTGGCATGAGAAACATGTGGTCCGGCGCTTGACCTACCTCGACTTTCTTCCAGCCCCGGTCAAAGGTCACATCGTGGCATGTGTAGGCGAATTCGTCGGCACCTTCATGTTTTTGCTTTTCGCGCTGGGCGGAACAAACGTTGTCAACACGGCACCGCCTGAGGGCGCCAACGCCACGGACTTGAGTGCCAACCCTAGCAAGATCATGTATATTGCTCTGGTCTTTGGAATGTCCCTGGCCGTCAACGCATGGGTCTTCTTCCGCATCAGCGGAGGTTTGTTCAATCCAGCAGTCACCCTCGGCATGATGGTCGTTGGCGCCACAGGCTATTCGCGAGGCATCTTGATCATCGTCTCGCAGATCTTGGGCGGCATAGCAGCGTCTGGCGTTGTTTCCGCAATGATGCCAAATGTTCTGGCTGTCAAGACGGAGCTAGGTGGCGGCACGACGGTGGTTCAAGGACTGTTCATTGAG ATGTTTTTGACCGCCCAACTCGTTTTTACGATCTTCATGCTGGCCACCGAGAAGCACGAGGGAACCTTCATCGCGCCTATCGGCATTGGTCTGTCTCTTTTCATCGCCGAGCTCATGGGCATCTTCTACACTGGCGGCAGTGTAAACCCAGCCCGTTCATTCGGTCCCGCGGTAGTAACCCAATCCTTCAGCTCATACCACTGGATATACTGGGTCGGTCCTGTTCTTGGGGCCTTGCTGGCAAGCGTATTCTACATGTTCATCAAAGCTCTGGAGTACGAGACGGTCAACAATGTCGCCGACCCAAAGAAGGCTCTCGGCGAAAAGTTCAATCACCAAAACAGGAAAGAAAGATCTGCTACTCATGATTCCACTGAATCTAGTCATCCTGTCGATGACAAAGCTGCTTCTAGCAGTTCGAAGGACACGTATAACCACTCTCCTAACCTAGAGAATGGACATGCCCCTCATTGTTAG
- a CDS encoding Putative alpha/beta hydrolase-1, NACHT nucleoside triphosphatase, with amino-acid sequence MDGVRSWLVLLIAGVAGVITYLWLSAKTKQSPVSRPRSHAVQESSVEDSPPKTPKTRENHARPPLEVLFPSPTDTNDDAEVDIIAVHGLGSNVDWSWTWKDGEKRVNWLRDHDMLPARVPKSRIMVYNYESRWHADAPKTRLQLCGEQLVQNVHSFRRDAPTRPIVFVGHSLGGNVIVQALLHASVEDKYKGVLGATAGVVFLGTPFRGTKWQPFLDFLAQLMAPAGSHRGVTRELEYDGPELRDRLHRFCRLRNMLSMPVSCFFELFETDYGRRLGLPPRKGMVIMRDPVNVKNPFSHLQIVDEASACIPGLDRQGLEADHLTINKYRGPDDGGFKQVSEVIHEMCDNANNVIRRRHDHALRQRPEARACLRDLFVTDPLEDKKALKRKKGDRARGTCKWIMGAEELTTWLDPGQTTHSEGQASQVLWLHGNPGTGKSTMAIFLTEELSEIFSAMEGKTLAYFFCDSTFDKRNTATSVIRGLLLQLLQQHPQLLDYLLPKYNERGAGLFNSFDALWGKLLEVAADKNTGRKYCIIDAVDECDPKSQTTLLQQLKETFRGRNAPPNLHILVTSRSYDEIREHLDNFLNKDLASYPEAKKDVDRCIKEKTANLAEMKRYTDTIRKKVSDLLREKAEGTFLWVGLACKELEGIPSKDAVKTLRNMPKGLHSLYEKLLETAVNGNGANNIHRVLSFVAMCVRPLSVLELSDACQLHLDEKDEETRAQFTREQIASCRLMVVVQNEKVLLLHQSVKDFLAEARFFNDLEAHANLAYRCVDLLIEDFHNKQPRIRFLDYAIKEWANHARMAKSKFEVKASQAEFFAPRSKCWAFWLKSYQNRYYWRMVLKTSSLLHIAAYCGVSPLVEHVCRRDNQNNNAPGILRLINSTDDNGMTPLEYAAKTGHVETISLLMGFGARVSEEEMKAATENSVNAKQVLVLFLDRQGDQISITEKLIVATARSFTDPKGLMELLLDRQGDQITITEQLVIAAAGNFKNPRGLMDLLLHQRGDQITITEKVVIAAARNREDPRGLMEVLFDRRGDQIIITEQVVIAAAGNFKNPRGLIDLLLDRRGDQIIITEQVLMAATKNRRKGNELIALLLNRRGHQFKVTEKIACAAESNSMCGMRVLKTLLDRRREELAQSGSVELAI; translated from the exons ATGGACGGAGTGCGATCCTGGTTGGTTCTCCTCATAGCCGGCGTCGCTGGTGTCATCACGTACCTGTGGTTGTCGGCGAAAACCAAACAATCGCCAGTCTCGCGACCACGATCACATGCAGTGCAGGAGAGCTCTGTTGAAGACTCGCCACCAAAGACGCCAAAGACGAGAGAG AACCATGCACGACCTCCTCTGGAAGTTCTATTCCCCAGCCCGACCGACACAAATGACGATGCTGAGGTTGA CATAATTGCCGTACATGGCCTTGGTTCAAATGTCGACTGGTCCTGGACGTGGAAAGACGGCGAAAAGCGTGTCAACTGGCTTCGAGACCACGACATGCTGCCCGCGAGGGTGCCCAAGTCGAGAATCATGGTGTACAATTACGAATCGAGGTGGCACGCCGACGCACCGAAAACGCGCCTCCAGCTCTGCGGCGAACAGCTCGTACAGAACGTTCACTCATTCCGTCGCGATGCTCCTACGCGTCCAATTGTCTTTGTTGGCCATAGCCTAGGTGGAAATGTCATCGTCCAA GCTCTTTTGCACGCTAGTGTTGAGGATAAGTACAAGGGCGTGCTCGGGGCGACTGCTGGCGTGGTTTTTCTAGGCACGCCTTTTCGGGGCACAAAGTGGCAACCCTTCCTCGACTTCCTTGCTCAGTTGATGGCGCCAGCTGGGTCACACCGCGGGGTGACGAGAGAACTCGAATATGACGGACCCGAGCTGCGGGACAGATTACATCGCTTCTGCCGGCTACGTAATATGCTGTCGATGCCCGTCTCCTGTTTTTTTGAACTCTTCGAGACGGACTATGGGCGGCGGCTAGGACTCCCCCCGAGAAAAGGAATGGTAATTATGCGAGATCCAGTTAACGTCAAGAATCCCTTCTCACATCTTCAGATTGTGGACGAGGCATCCGCTTGCATCCCAGGCCTCGATAGgcagggcctcgaggccgatcACCTGACGATCAACAAATACCGTGGTCCAGACGACGGCGGATTCAAGCAAGTCTCAGAGGTGATCCACGAGATGTGCGACAATGCCAACAACGTCATTAGACGACGGCACGATC ACGCGCTGAGGCAGCGACCCGAAGCCAGGGCCTGTCTGCGTGACCTCTTCGTGACCGACCCGCTCGAAGACAAGAAGGCTTTGAAGCGTAAGAAAGGAGACCGCGCTCGCGGCACCTGCAAGTGGATCATGGGTGCCGAAGAGCTCACTACCTGGCTTGATCCTGGCCAGACAACCCACTCGGAGGGTCAAGCGAGTCAAGTCCTGTGGCTCCATGGGAACCCAGGCACGGGAAAGTCCACGATGGCCATCTTCCTCACTGAGGAGTTATCAGAAATCTTTTCTGCTATGGAAGGGAAAACGCTGGCATACTTCTTCTGCGACTCCACGTTCGACAAGCGGAACACAGCCACGTCTGTCATCAGGGGGCTTCTACTTCAGCTCCTTCAACAGCACCCACAGCTTCTCGACTACCTCCTGCCAAAGTACAATGAACGTGGAGCGGGGTTGTTCAACTCGTTTGACGCCCTCTGGGGAAAATTACTAGAAGTGGCGGCGGACAAAAACACTGGCCGAAAGTATTGCATCATCGACGCTGTAGACGAATGCGACCCGAAATCACAGACCACTCTATTGCAACAGCTCAAAGAAACCTTCCGAGGTCGGAATGCACCGCCTAACCTTCACATACTGGTCACCAGTCGGTCCTATGACGAGATTCGAGAACATTTGGACAACTTCTTGAACAAGGACTTGGCTTCCTACCCTGAGGCAAAGAAAGATGTCGACCGTTGCATCAAGGAAAAAACAGCAAACTTAGCGGAAATGAAACGCTATACAGACACAATTCGAAAAAAAGTCAGCGATCTCCTCAGGGAAAAAGCCGAGGGCACTTTCCTCTGGGTCGGCTTGGCCTGCAAAGAGCTTGAGGGTATCCCTTCGAAAGACGCTGTCAAGACGTTACGGAACATGCCCAAAGGACTTCATTCGCTCTACGAGAAGCTCCTCGAAACAGCTGTCAACGGAAACGGAGCCAACAACATTCATCGTGTTCTGAGCTTCGTTGCTATGTGTGTGCGGCCGCTGAGCGTGCTAGAGCTCTCGGATGCTTGCCAACTGcacctcgacgagaaggacgaggaaacCCGGGCTCAGTTCACACGCGAACAAATCGCGTCTTGTCGTCTCATGGTTGTCGTTCAAAATGAAAAGGTGCTCTTGTTACATCAGTCTGTCAAGGACTTTCTGGCTGAGGCACGTTTTTTCAATGATCTCGAGGCTCACGCGAACCTTGCCTATCGCTGCGTGGACCTCCTCATTGAGGACTTCCATAACAAGCAGCCACGCATCCGCTTCTTGGACTATGCAATTAAGGAATGGGCCAATCATGCGCGTATGGCCAAGTCAAAATTTGAGGTTAAGGCCTCGCAAGCCGAGTTCTTTGCCCCAAGGTCCAAGTGTTGGGCGTTCTGGCTGAAATCATACCAAAATCGTTATTACTGGAGAATGGTCTTAAAAACTTCCTCCCTTTTGCATATCGCTGCATATTGCGGGGTTTCTCCTCTGGTGGAACATGTCTGTCGCCGAGATAATCAAAACAATAATGCACCAGGGATTTTGCGTTTGATAAATTCGACTGACGACAACGGCATGACGCCACTCGAATACGCTGCGAAAACAGGGCATGTAGAGACCATCTCTCTGTTGATGGGTTTTGGAGCAAGGGTGTCTGAAGAAGAAATGAAGGCTGCAACCGAAAACTCTGTAAATGCCAAGCAAGTGTTGGTACTGTTTCTCGACAGACAAGGAGACCAGATCTCCATCACTGAGAAGCTGATAGTAGCTACAGCAAGAAGTTTCACAGATCCTAAAGGACTAATGGAATTACTTCTCGACCGACAGGGAGACCAGATCACTATCACCGAACAGTTGGTGATAGCTGCAGCAGGAAACTTCAAGAATCCTAGAGGTCTAATGGACCTACTTCTCCACCAACGAGGAGACCAAATCACTATCACTGAGAAGGTGGTGATAGCTGCGGCTAGAAATCGCGAGGATCCTAGAGGTCTAATGGAAGTACTTTTcgaccgacgaggagaccAGATCATTATCACTGAGCAGGTAGTGATAGCTGCGGCAGGAAACTTCAAGAATCCTAGAGGTCTAATAGACCTACTTCTcgaccgacgaggagaccAGATCATTATCACTGAGCAGGTATTGATGGCTGCAACAAAAAATCGTCGTAAAGGCAACGAACTGATAGCGCTACTTCTCAACCGACGAGGACACCAGTTCAAAGTTACTGAGAAGATAGCGTGTGCTGCAGAATCAAACAGTATGTGTGGGATGAGAGTGTTGAAAACACTTCTCGACCGACGAAGAGAAGAGCTCGCACAATCCGGTTCGGTAGAGCTAGCTATTTGA